The following proteins are encoded in a genomic region of Gimesia algae:
- a CDS encoding efflux RND transporter periplasmic adaptor subunit, which translates to MNDCCYRPPNACLFSLLLTLFFAGCERSDSAPVSKTDETLPVLNVQTLEVAEENWPRIIRSQGSLYPDEEATLGIKVEGRVFKVHVDLGDVVQPGDPLVTVYQDDFKLRVKQAEAQLSQARSAVGLKPGDLVENLVPEKSPPAKEQQAEWDEAKANLERARVLFNKKVMGQAEYDQIVSLERVAAARYDSALNGVREKMANITVQQSHLDLAQEDLNNTVLTASYTAVVQKRLVAPGSYIKMGDPLLVLVRIDQLRYRGSVPERLSTQLKVGQPVELKIESLPLKQSKVTRISPFLDQMSRALLFESVVDNSQRALRAGLFAEGQIIVDPDQKAIVVPMSAVVQFAGTEKVWKVEGGKVKMQEVLLGEQRGEYIRILEGLQPGDRILLNAREGRPGILADSKPLPTEVQKTQI; encoded by the coding sequence ATGAACGATTGTTGCTATCGCCCTCCAAATGCCTGCCTGTTCAGCCTCCTGTTAACTCTCTTTTTTGCGGGATGTGAACGTAGTGATTCCGCTCCTGTTTCTAAAACAGATGAGACGCTACCGGTCTTGAATGTGCAGACCCTGGAAGTCGCAGAAGAAAACTGGCCGCGCATTATCCGGAGTCAGGGAAGTCTGTATCCTGATGAAGAAGCCACACTGGGGATTAAAGTGGAAGGTCGCGTTTTCAAGGTACACGTCGACCTGGGAGATGTCGTACAACCAGGCGATCCCCTGGTTACCGTCTACCAGGATGACTTCAAGTTAAGAGTCAAGCAGGCAGAAGCACAGTTGTCGCAGGCCCGCTCGGCGGTAGGGCTGAAGCCCGGTGATTTAGTTGAAAATCTGGTTCCTGAAAAATCACCTCCTGCGAAAGAACAACAGGCGGAGTGGGACGAAGCGAAAGCCAACCTGGAACGTGCCCGTGTCCTGTTTAACAAGAAGGTGATGGGACAGGCCGAATACGATCAAATCGTATCGCTCGAACGAGTGGCAGCCGCCCGTTACGATTCTGCGTTAAATGGTGTGCGTGAAAAGATGGCGAATATCACCGTGCAGCAGTCGCATCTGGATTTAGCACAGGAGGACTTGAACAATACAGTCCTGACAGCCTCCTATACTGCTGTAGTGCAAAAACGACTGGTTGCCCCCGGCAGTTATATCAAAATGGGTGACCCGCTGCTGGTGTTAGTGCGGATTGATCAATTACGTTATCGGGGAAGTGTTCCCGAACGTTTATCGACTCAACTGAAGGTTGGTCAGCCAGTCGAATTGAAGATCGAATCACTCCCGCTGAAGCAGTCAAAAGTAACACGTATCAGTCCCTTTCTTGATCAGATGAGTCGCGCCCTGTTGTTTGAATCCGTCGTTGATAACTCCCAACGTGCCTTACGAGCCGGTTTGTTTGCGGAAGGGCAGATCATTGTCGATCCAGATCAAAAAGCCATCGTGGTTCCCATGTCAGCCGTGGTGCAGTTCGCCGGAACAGAGAAGGTCTGGAAAGTCGAGGGCGGTAAGGTGAAGATGCAGGAGGTCTTACTGGGCGAGCAGCGAGGCGAATATATTCGCATTTTAGAAGGCCTGCAGCCGGGAGATCGCATCTTATTGAATGCCCGGGAAGGGCGTCCCGGGATTCTGGCGGATTCGAAACCACTGCCGACTGAAGTACAGAAAACACAAATATAA
- a CDS encoding class I SAM-dependent methyltransferase — MMRDEELKQIFHSGWTNPNVVSHRVERFIKGEFGFAASRSAWLDVLRQTVPGESPCKILDMGTGPGTIALLWAELGHAITGVDFSATMISAGREAAKERGLTVDFVEADVEAPPFPENTFDVISSRAVLFTLPHPGYAVAQWIRLLKPGGTLVLIGENNPTDPEKLKRQHRPAPGWEPDEAYRNALEQLPFRSHTDGMVRVVMEAAGLRNIRNLPMKSVLAAREEHEKQNPNYGVLQGTPYVLAGQRR; from the coding sequence ATGATGCGGGATGAAGAACTCAAACAGATATTTCACAGTGGCTGGACCAATCCCAATGTAGTTTCACATCGGGTTGAGCGATTTATCAAGGGAGAATTTGGATTTGCTGCTTCGCGCTCCGCCTGGCTGGATGTGCTGCGGCAAACAGTTCCTGGTGAAAGCCCTTGTAAGATTCTGGATATGGGGACCGGACCGGGAACGATTGCGTTACTATGGGCAGAGTTGGGACATGCGATCACGGGAGTCGATTTTTCTGCCACGATGATTTCCGCAGGTCGAGAAGCTGCGAAAGAGCGTGGCCTGACTGTGGACTTTGTCGAAGCAGATGTGGAAGCGCCTCCTTTTCCCGAAAACACATTTGATGTCATTTCCAGTCGCGCAGTATTGTTCACACTACCTCACCCTGGTTATGCAGTGGCGCAGTGGATACGACTGCTGAAGCCGGGAGGGACTCTGGTGCTCATCGGCGAGAATAATCCCACAGATCCGGAAAAGCTGAAACGCCAGCATCGCCCGGCTCCCGGCTGGGAACCGGATGAAGCATATCGCAACGCACTGGAACAGTTGCCATTCCGCAGTCACACAGATGGAATGGTTCGGGTTGTAATGGAAGCAGCAGGATTACGGAATATTCGCAATCTGCCGATGAAATCAGTGCTCGCTGCGAGAGAAGAACATGAAAAACAGAATCCGAACTATGGCGTATTACAGGGAACTCCTTATGTTCTCGCAGGCCAGCGAAGATAA
- a CDS encoding FecCD family ABC transporter permease has protein sequence MQSSKANDLNQAYQRLGRRRLAVIMTLVILVTGSLFLDVITGPAPLSLSDVLTTLFQPGAVNEANRTIVWTFRIPTALMAIFVGAALGIAGAEMQTVLNNPLASPYTLGVSAAASFGAALALVLGSGTLIWTTTVFVPTSAFVCAMCCSLAIFAIGRLRGASTETIIVGGVALHFIFSSGVAFLQYMASEDTLAAIVFWIFGTLQGASWHKLAIIVVVMVVTMGLLMSRVWQLTALRLGESHARSLGINTERLRLQTLILVSILTATAVCFTGAIGFVGLLAPHLARMLVGEDQRYFIPLSALSGALLVSVAALVTKLLIPGTIFPIGIATAAIGAPCFAAIALLRRRSYW, from the coding sequence ATGCAGAGTTCCAAAGCGAACGATCTCAATCAGGCATATCAGCGTCTGGGCCGACGTCGGTTAGCCGTGATTATGACTTTGGTCATTCTGGTCACGGGCTCATTGTTTCTGGATGTGATTACCGGGCCGGCACCATTGTCTCTGTCTGATGTTTTGACGACCCTGTTTCAGCCAGGGGCGGTCAACGAAGCGAATCGAACGATCGTGTGGACCTTCCGCATACCGACAGCTTTGATGGCGATATTTGTCGGTGCAGCTTTGGGTATCGCCGGCGCAGAAATGCAGACGGTTTTGAACAACCCACTGGCCAGTCCTTATACGCTGGGGGTTTCCGCGGCTGCCAGTTTCGGTGCTGCATTGGCATTAGTTCTGGGATCCGGAACACTGATCTGGACGACAACAGTCTTTGTGCCAACGAGTGCATTTGTGTGTGCGATGTGCTGTTCCCTGGCGATCTTTGCCATTGGTCGTCTGAGAGGTGCATCGACAGAGACGATCATCGTGGGTGGGGTGGCGTTGCATTTTATTTTCAGTTCCGGTGTGGCATTCCTGCAGTACATGGCGTCTGAAGATACATTGGCAGCCATTGTTTTCTGGATCTTTGGAACGCTGCAGGGAGCGAGCTGGCACAAACTGGCAATCATCGTTGTTGTGATGGTTGTGACGATGGGCTTATTAATGTCCCGTGTCTGGCAACTGACTGCATTACGACTGGGGGAAAGCCATGCCCGCAGTCTGGGAATCAATACGGAACGCCTGCGGCTACAGACGCTGATTCTGGTTTCCATCCTGACGGCGACGGCTGTCTGCTTTACTGGTGCCATAGGCTTTGTCGGTTTGTTGGCACCGCATCTGGCGCGCATGCTTGTCGGTGAAGATCAGCGTTACTTCATCCCGCTTTCTGCATTGAGTGGCGCACTTCTGGTCTCAGTGGCCGCATTGGTTACGAAACTACTGATTCCGGGGACAATTTTTCCGATTGGAATTGCGACAGCTGCCATCGGCGCACCCTGCTTCGCGGCAATTGCCTTGTTGAGAAGGAGGTCGTACTGGTGA
- a CDS encoding ABC transporter ATP-binding protein: MILETAGISFSYGSHRVLADVNLQLKPGMTAIIGPNAAGKSTLLKCLSGLLRPEGEVRLDGIALSSLKYEQLTQQVSFLPQDFSTTAVLTVYEAVLLGRVHQLGWRVSDDDTRIVNQLLNEMKLSDVADRFLNELSGGQRQLVALAQSLAREPAVLLLDEPTSNLDLRRQYEVCNLIRRLTDSRGISTALAVHDLNLAARYADWVYVIQDGKMCCAGEPKSVLTESLIADVYGVETLVTYSQEARPVITVLGPVTIESAESESGQGAGNDV; encoded by the coding sequence GTGATTTTGGAAACAGCAGGCATCTCCTTCAGCTATGGTTCTCACCGGGTACTCGCAGATGTGAATCTGCAACTGAAACCCGGCATGACTGCGATCATTGGCCCTAATGCCGCTGGTAAATCGACGTTGTTGAAGTGTTTGAGCGGCCTGCTGCGACCCGAAGGGGAGGTTCGTCTGGATGGAATCGCGCTGTCGTCTCTCAAATACGAACAACTGACACAACAGGTAAGTTTCCTACCTCAGGACTTCAGTACGACAGCAGTGTTGACTGTATATGAAGCGGTACTGCTCGGACGTGTGCATCAGTTGGGCTGGCGCGTCTCAGACGATGATACCAGAATCGTAAATCAGTTATTGAATGAGATGAAACTTAGTGATGTCGCTGATCGATTTCTCAACGAATTAAGTGGAGGGCAAAGGCAGTTGGTGGCTCTTGCTCAGTCCCTGGCACGCGAACCAGCAGTGTTGTTATTAGATGAACCGACGTCGAACCTGGATCTACGGCGACAGTATGAAGTCTGTAATTTGATCCGAAGACTGACGGATTCGCGGGGAATCAGTACGGCGCTGGCGGTACACGATTTAAATCTCGCTGCGAGATATGCAGATTGGGTTTATGTGATTCAGGATGGTAAGATGTGTTGTGCCGGAGAACCGAAAAGCGTACTCACTGAATCTTTGATTGCAGACGTTTATGGAGTGGAGACGCTGGTGACTTACAGTCAGGAAGCGAGACCGGTGATTACGGTGTTGGGGCCGGTTACCATTGAATCAGCGGAGTCCGAATCAGGGCAGGGTGCCGGAAACGATGTTTAA
- a CDS encoding MFS transporter, with the protein MFNTNYMVLRFYLYSFFKNLRFADPFLILYFLALDLSYSEIGLLLGLQHLVTVLLEFPSGIFADHWGRRRATALCFAFYSLSFTGFGMTGQITELPLIFWLGGCLALFALGEALRTGSHKAIMLDYLDSMDQSHLATQLLGRTRSVSKFTSALAALSGGVLLAWSRDYRLLFYLSAGAAVCGFLLLLTYPRALEGDAYRARRTKSDKPVVSMQQPFRVMWQRASFRKLFIQSVVFESQLKMILKYFTQPFLKNGLAMFGIPIIAPVGVSGFASAGAIFVGLNEFLRDSLGALGARFSSVFELQAGSQSHALNRIYFGGFFAVLFLAGCAVNLKWGLLPGLVLLMVLTLLQNLRRPVFVSALNTEMMKTERASVLSLESVSRAVTVAVLLPLFGWAADQFGLLAVWILATLILLSGFLFKIRDEDVSKNKLPD; encoded by the coding sequence ATGTTTAATACAAATTACATGGTCCTGCGGTTCTACCTGTATTCCTTTTTCAAGAATCTGCGCTTCGCCGATCCGTTTCTGATTCTGTATTTTCTGGCACTGGATTTGTCCTATTCAGAAATCGGACTGTTGCTGGGACTGCAGCATCTGGTGACCGTTCTGTTGGAGTTTCCTTCGGGGATTTTCGCGGATCACTGGGGACGGCGTCGGGCGACCGCATTATGTTTTGCTTTTTACAGCCTCTCCTTCACTGGGTTTGGCATGACTGGTCAGATTACAGAGCTACCGCTGATTTTCTGGCTGGGAGGCTGTCTGGCGTTATTTGCTTTGGGCGAAGCGCTGCGAACCGGCTCGCATAAGGCAATCATGCTTGATTATCTGGACTCTATGGATCAATCGCATCTGGCGACGCAACTATTGGGGCGCACGCGTTCGGTATCTAAATTTACATCGGCCCTGGCCGCTCTTTCGGGGGGAGTATTGCTGGCGTGGTCACGTGATTATAGATTGCTGTTCTACCTGTCTGCGGGAGCCGCCGTCTGTGGGTTTCTATTATTATTAACATACCCGCGCGCTCTGGAAGGGGACGCTTATCGCGCCCGCCGAACAAAATCTGACAAGCCTGTAGTCAGCATGCAACAGCCATTTCGAGTGATGTGGCAGCGAGCCAGTTTTCGCAAGCTGTTTATTCAGTCTGTGGTATTTGAGAGTCAACTGAAGATGATCCTTAAGTATTTTACACAACCATTTCTGAAGAACGGGCTGGCGATGTTCGGAATTCCTATCATTGCTCCGGTCGGTGTCAGTGGATTCGCCAGTGCAGGAGCAATCTTTGTCGGATTGAATGAGTTTCTGCGCGACAGTCTGGGGGCGCTGGGCGCACGATTCAGTTCCGTGTTTGAATTACAGGCCGGCAGCCAAAGTCATGCTTTGAATCGGATCTATTTTGGGGGATTTTTTGCCGTTCTGTTTCTGGCGGGATGCGCTGTAAATCTCAAGTGGGGTCTGCTGCCCGGACTGGTTCTTTTGATGGTATTGACGCTCTTACAGAATTTAAGACGTCCTGTTTTTGTGAGTGCCTTGAATACGGAGATGATGAAAACAGAGCGGGCGTCGGTCCTTTCACTGGAAAGTGTCTCCCGCGCAGTGACAGTGGCGGTACTACTGCCTCTGTTTGGCTGGGCGGCTGACCAGTTTGGATTACTGGCGGTCTGGATATTGGCTACATTGATATTGTTATCTGGTTTTCTGTTTAAAATTCGCGATGAAGATGTTTCAAAAAATAAATTACCAGACTGA